The Cuculus canorus isolate bCucCan1 chromosome 5, bCucCan1.pri, whole genome shotgun sequence genome window below encodes:
- the VASH1 gene encoding tubulinyl-Tyr carboxypeptidase 1: protein MPLPGGAARGPAAGAAAAARDEEQQEEEGEEDLRDGGVPFFVNRGGLPVDEPTWERMWRHVGRIHPDGERVARSIRGAADLPKIPIPSVPAFQPSTPIPERLEAVQRYIRELQYNHTGTQFFEIKKSRPLTGLMDLAKEMTKEALPIKCLEAVILGIYLTNNMTTLDRFPISFKTHFSGNYFRHIVLGVNFGGRYGALGISRREELMYKAPVFRTLSELIFDFEEAYRRCWHTLKKVKLGHCVSHDPHSVEQIEWKHSILDLDKLTREDFRKELERHARDMRLKIGKGTGPPSPTKDRKKDVSSPQRGQASPHRRNSRGDRRPSGEKKPADSKAMPDLSGYQIRV, encoded by the exons ATGCCGCTGCCGGGGGGGGCCGCCAGGGGCCCCGCTGCCggtgcggcggcggcggcgcgggatgaggagcagcaggaggaggagggcgagGAGGATCTCCGCGACGGCGGCGTCCCCTTCTTCGTGAACCGCGGCGGGCTGCCCGTGGACGAGCCCACCTGGGAGCGGATGTGGCGGCACGTGGGCAGGATCCACCCCGACGGGGAGCGGGTGGCGCGGAGCATCCGCGGCGCCGCCGATCTGCCCAAG ATTCCCATACCAAGTGTGCCTGCGTTCCAGCCGTCCACCCCTATCCCTGAGCGCTTGGAAGCTGTACAGCGCTACATCAGGGAGCTTCA GTACAATCATACTGGGACACAATTCTTTGAGATTAAGAAGAGCAGACCTCTGACTGG GCTGATGGACCTGGCCAAAGAAATGACCAAAGAGGCCCTGCCAATAAAATGCCTGGAAGCTGTGATCCTGGGAAT TTACCTCACCAACAACATGACCACGCTGGACCGTTTCCCCATCAGCTTCAAAACCCACTTCTCAGGGAACTACTTCCGACACATTGTGCTGGGGGTGAACTTCGgagggcgctatggggcactgggCATCAGCCGACGGGAGGAGCTCATGTACAAAGCACCCGTCTTCCGCACACTGAGCGAACTCATCTTTGACTTCGAGGAGGCGTATCGCCGCTGCTGGCACACTCTCAAAAAGGTGAAGCTGGGCCACTGTGTGTCCCATGACCCACACAGTGTGGAGCAGATTGAGTGGAAGCACTCCATCCTGGATCTAGACAAGCTAACCCGGGAAGACTTCCGCAAGGAGCTCGAGAGACATGCCCGTGACATGAGACTAAAG ATTGGCAAAGGAACTGGGCCACCATCTCCCACcaaggacagaaagaaagatgtCTCCTCCCCACAAAGAGGTCAGGCCAGCCCCCATCGGCGCAACAGCCGCGGGGACAGACG gcCATCTGGTGAGAAGAAGCCTGCCGATTCCAAAGCCATGCCAGACCTCAGTGGGTACCAGATCCGTGTGTGA